A portion of the Stigmatella aurantiaca DW4/3-1 genome contains these proteins:
- a CDS encoding proton-conducting transporter membrane subunit produces MNLQIVSLLTFAWALLIPAVLGLAQLSGRRLPERLTQRLAVAHAMGLLIATVGLVLLFLREPARLVEVGTPPLLVTHGYEWRVVLLIDRLSVTYLALVALIYPVIVRFSRPSFHREPGSQRYWFLVTLLAFALTTVTLAGNIDVLYLGWELVGVSSVMLIAFFRRNPRSYQNSLRALIYYRVCDLGLLGAAMWIHHALPSPTFSHFAENAAVPTAAGVALVLLFATLAKSAQLPMSPWLHRAMEGPASSSAIFYGALSVHLGPLLLLRTSALWMAHPGVRVAMAGVGLLTAIFATLVGHTRPDAKTSLAYATMAQLGLLYVEISLGWHTLALVHLCAHAGLRTWQFLRSSSLIQDFQDNPLVGTDVRLRRRSNWERLLPVGVRQSLYLAASRLFWLDSFQWSFIARPFLGFFSRIATLEDRLLGSTPAQRKS; encoded by the coding sequence GTGAACCTCCAGATTGTCTCCCTGCTCACCTTTGCCTGGGCGCTGCTGATTCCCGCGGTGCTGGGGCTTGCCCAACTGTCCGGGCGCCGGCTTCCGGAGCGGCTCACCCAACGGCTCGCCGTGGCCCACGCCATGGGGTTGCTCATCGCCACCGTTGGCCTGGTGCTCCTGTTTCTCCGGGAGCCCGCCCGGCTGGTGGAGGTGGGAACGCCGCCGCTGCTCGTGACGCATGGCTACGAGTGGCGGGTGGTGCTGCTCATCGACCGGTTGTCGGTCACGTACCTGGCCCTCGTGGCCCTCATCTACCCGGTCATCGTGCGCTTCTCCCGGCCGTCGTTCCACCGGGAGCCTGGCTCGCAGCGCTACTGGTTCCTGGTGACGTTGCTGGCCTTCGCCCTCACGACGGTGACGCTGGCGGGGAACATCGATGTGCTCTACCTGGGCTGGGAGCTGGTGGGGGTGTCGTCGGTGATGCTGATCGCCTTCTTCCGGCGCAACCCGCGCAGCTACCAGAACAGCCTGCGCGCCCTCATCTACTACCGCGTGTGCGATCTGGGGCTGCTCGGCGCGGCGATGTGGATCCACCACGCGCTGCCCAGCCCAACGTTCTCCCACTTCGCGGAGAACGCGGCGGTGCCCACGGCGGCGGGGGTGGCGCTGGTGCTGCTGTTCGCCACGCTGGCCAAGTCCGCCCAGCTGCCCATGTCGCCGTGGCTCCACCGCGCCATGGAGGGCCCGGCCTCCTCGAGCGCCATCTTCTATGGCGCGCTCTCCGTCCACCTGGGGCCGCTGCTGCTGTTGCGCACGAGCGCGCTGTGGATGGCGCACCCCGGGGTGCGCGTGGCGATGGCGGGGGTGGGCCTCTTGACGGCGATCTTCGCCACGCTCGTGGGGCACACGCGCCCCGACGCGAAGACCTCGTTGGCGTATGCGACGATGGCGCAGCTCGGCCTGCTGTACGTGGAGATCAGCCTCGGGTGGCACACGCTCGCCCTGGTTCACCTGTGCGCGCATGCTGGACTGAGGACGTGGCAGTTCCTGCGCTCCTCTTCGCTCATTCAGGACTTTCAGGACAACCCGCTCGTGGGGACGGATGTCCGCCTGCGGCGGCGTTCGAACTGGGAGCGCCTGTTGCCGGTGGGGGTCCGGCAATCGCTGTACCTGGCCGCCTCGCGGCTCTTCTGGCTGGACAGCTTCCAGTGGAGCTTCATCGCGCGGCCTTTCCTGGGCTTCTTTTCGCGGATTGCCACCCTTGAGGACCGTTTGCTCGGGAGCACCCCGGCGCAGCGGAAGAGCTGA
- a CDS encoding DUF2309 domain-containing protein yields MNSTSLVDGWLNECRPKLPIQNPLWAFIHNNILLNLEDRPFREVVREAAALYRARPYETEAFYRSELGRGRIRRDCLEAVLAEALPGGGPDRVERFLADPAVANTVAPVALLRLAPRLDAGYHVSYDRMLQDFVVPLIASFLDQGMAAWTNPFSEGALWGFFLASVHAAPGWGFDWAGSLKARLGAHERAGRSVDEIIEAETREAAPEGREAAYCLETLFALKGWSGMVTRLEAEPALAPVEAPRASLKDWLAVMLVSSHALDAWLLERHGLRREELIARPALAPETASLGRLHLWQEAYERSFAGDFLSYLEEGLRPDTKAPVSTAPRFQALMCMDDREESMRRALESKECGIETWGYVGFFNVDMRFEAVGASRATRQCPPVVEPSRTIQEVPLDGEAERLARASRAGRAGGKAQLLSFYHSRTLIRGFFVSLALGVLSFLPLVLKVLMPSRMNRLRRAVQRRAFPHPRTGIALDAQGGYSLDEQANIVEGALRTIGLTRAFAPVVAVVAHGSTNTNNPFRQAYGCGACSGNPGEPNARAFALMANRPEVRERLAARGLQIPATTLFVPCYHDTSLDAVEVLDRDRLPAERLADVAELEARMGRACRMNAVERCQRFGQGPRAGAEAAAQHVLDRGHDLSQPRPEYGHNRVAACIVGRRELTAQRFLDRRSFLVSYDPTQDQGGAQMRSAILGTVPVAVNIAMDYYFSRVDNEGFGAGSKLPLNVVSLLGVLTGSKSDLRIGLARQMVELHEPMRILVLVEAAEKDLRNLIETHPRMRRMVQGQWMRLGRVDPSTRALELWDGKNFVPWRELWREFREAKSTALPPILDLRHDRPAEVYA; encoded by the coding sequence ATGAACTCCACCTCCCTCGTGGACGGCTGGCTGAACGAGTGCCGTCCGAAGTTGCCGATCCAGAACCCGCTCTGGGCGTTCATTCACAACAACATCCTGCTCAACCTGGAGGATCGTCCGTTCCGGGAGGTGGTGCGGGAGGCGGCGGCGCTCTACCGGGCGCGCCCCTACGAGACCGAGGCGTTCTACCGCTCGGAGCTCGGGCGAGGCCGCATCCGGCGCGACTGCCTGGAGGCGGTGCTCGCGGAGGCCTTGCCCGGCGGCGGGCCGGACCGGGTCGAGCGCTTCCTGGCCGATCCTGCGGTGGCCAACACGGTGGCGCCGGTGGCGCTGCTGAGGCTCGCCCCCCGCCTGGATGCCGGGTACCACGTCTCGTACGACCGGATGTTGCAGGACTTCGTCGTGCCGCTCATCGCCTCGTTCCTGGACCAGGGCATGGCGGCGTGGACCAACCCCTTCAGCGAAGGGGCGCTCTGGGGCTTCTTCCTGGCGAGCGTGCATGCCGCGCCGGGCTGGGGGTTCGATTGGGCGGGCTCGCTCAAGGCGAGGCTTGGGGCACACGAGCGGGCAGGGCGCTCGGTGGACGAGATCATCGAGGCCGAGACGCGGGAGGCGGCGCCCGAGGGGCGTGAGGCCGCTTATTGCCTGGAGACGCTCTTCGCGCTCAAGGGCTGGTCGGGCATGGTCACGCGCCTGGAGGCCGAGCCCGCGCTGGCCCCCGTGGAGGCGCCGCGCGCTTCCTTGAAAGACTGGCTCGCGGTGATGCTCGTCTCCTCGCACGCGCTCGACGCGTGGCTGTTGGAGCGTCATGGCCTTCGCCGGGAGGAGCTGATCGCGCGGCCCGCGCTCGCCCCGGAGACGGCCTCCTTGGGACGGCTGCACCTGTGGCAGGAGGCCTATGAGCGCTCCTTCGCGGGGGATTTCCTCTCCTACCTCGAGGAGGGGCTCCGTCCGGACACGAAGGCGCCCGTGAGCACCGCGCCCCGTTTCCAGGCGCTGATGTGCATGGATGACCGGGAAGAGTCCATGCGGCGCGCACTCGAGTCGAAGGAGTGCGGCATCGAAACGTGGGGCTACGTCGGCTTCTTCAACGTGGACATGCGCTTCGAGGCCGTGGGCGCCAGCCGCGCGACCCGCCAGTGTCCTCCCGTCGTCGAGCCCTCGCGGACCATCCAGGAGGTTCCCCTCGACGGAGAGGCCGAGCGGCTGGCGCGCGCGAGCCGCGCGGGCCGGGCCGGGGGCAAGGCGCAGCTGCTGAGCTTCTACCATTCGCGGACGCTGATCCGCGGCTTCTTCGTCTCGCTCGCGCTGGGAGTCTTGAGCTTCCTGCCGCTCGTGCTGAAGGTGCTGATGCCCAGCCGGATGAACCGGCTGCGCCGCGCCGTCCAGCGCCGGGCCTTCCCGCACCCGCGCACCGGCATCGCGCTGGACGCGCAAGGTGGCTACTCGCTGGATGAGCAGGCCAACATCGTCGAGGGCGCCCTGCGGACGATTGGTCTGACGCGCGCGTTCGCCCCGGTGGTGGCGGTGGTGGCCCATGGCTCGACGAACACGAACAACCCGTTCCGCCAGGCGTATGGCTGTGGTGCGTGCTCGGGCAACCCGGGCGAGCCCAATGCCCGGGCGTTCGCGCTGATGGCCAACCGCCCCGAGGTCCGCGAGCGGCTGGCCGCGCGGGGGTTGCAGATTCCGGCCACCACGCTCTTCGTGCCCTGCTACCACGACACCAGCCTGGACGCCGTCGAGGTGCTCGACCGGGACCGGCTCCCGGCGGAGCGCTTGGCGGACGTGGCGGAGCTGGAGGCGCGGATGGGGCGCGCCTGCCGAATGAACGCCGTGGAGCGCTGCCAGCGCTTCGGCCAGGGCCCCCGGGCGGGGGCGGAGGCGGCGGCGCAGCACGTGCTCGACCGCGGGCACGATCTCTCCCAGCCGCGGCCCGAGTACGGCCACAACCGCGTCGCGGCCTGCATTGTCGGCCGGCGGGAGCTGACGGCACAGCGGTTCCTCGATCGCCGCTCGTTCCTCGTGTCCTATGATCCGACGCAGGATCAGGGCGGGGCGCAGATGCGGTCGGCCATCCTCGGCACGGTCCCCGTGGCGGTGAACATCGCCATGGACTACTACTTCTCGCGCGTGGACAACGAGGGGTTCGGCGCGGGCTCCAAGCTGCCGCTGAACGTCGTGTCGCTCTTGGGCGTACTCACCGGCTCCAAGAGTGACCTGCGCATCGGTCTGGCCCGGCAGATGGTCGAGCTGCATGAGCCCATGCGCATCCTCGTGCTCGTCGAGGCGGCCGAGAAGGATCTGCGGAACCTGATCGAAACCCATCCGCGCATGCGCCGCATGGTGCAAGGCCAGTGGATGCGGCTGGGGCGGGTCGATCCATCCACCCGCGCCCTCGAACTCTGGGACGGAAAGAACTTCGTGCCCTGGCGCGAGCTGTGGCGGGAATTTCGGGAGGCGAAGTCCACGGCCCTGCCTCCCATCCTCGACCTTCGTCACGACCGGCCGGCCGAGGTGTACGCGTGA
- a CDS encoding SulP family inorganic anion transporter, whose amino-acid sequence MSSNLSSSLLKDLPASLVVFLVALPLSLGIAVASGAPVQAGLIAAVTGGIVVGVLGGAPLQVSGPAAGLSVMVYGFVQKFGFETTCVIASMAGILQIAAGSAGIAQAALAISPAVLQAMLAGIGILIALGQMHVLLGHTPKGSALNNILGLADSVPHVNVSALIVGATTLLVIVLWNRFVSKKVRLIPGSLVAIVVGTAVSLVVPGEIPHVSIGSGIFQDFHLPSLGGHPVGDLVLAALALFVVASAESLLCAVATDQLHSGPRANLNRELFAQGVGNTISGLLGGLPITGVIVRSSANIAADAKTRLSAILHGVWMLVFVLLFSGLLARVPMAALAALLVHVGVNLVKTKEIRKIAEFNEVIVYAVTLAGVVFINLLWGIGIGFALALVLLLRRTAKVSLATETRGEEIHVTLQGHLSFLSVPAVMSRLRAIPAARTVHMRFEVDQIDHAAIEAIRAWRVGYQNAGGKVIKEPLDVLWRELLPRPLSPAA is encoded by the coding sequence ATGAGTTCGAATCTGTCGTCATCGCTTCTCAAAGACCTGCCTGCCTCCCTGGTGGTCTTCCTCGTCGCGCTGCCCCTGTCGTTGGGCATCGCCGTGGCGTCGGGAGCCCCGGTGCAGGCAGGCCTCATCGCCGCCGTCACCGGGGGCATCGTGGTGGGCGTGCTCGGAGGCGCCCCCTTGCAGGTGAGTGGTCCCGCCGCCGGCCTGTCCGTCATGGTCTACGGCTTCGTCCAGAAGTTCGGCTTCGAGACCACGTGCGTCATCGCCTCGATGGCGGGCATCCTGCAGATCGCCGCGGGGTCGGCGGGAATCGCGCAGGCCGCGCTTGCCATCTCCCCGGCGGTGCTCCAGGCGATGCTCGCCGGCATTGGCATCCTCATCGCGCTGGGCCAGATGCACGTGCTCCTGGGCCACACGCCCAAGGGCTCGGCGCTCAACAACATCCTGGGGTTGGCGGACTCGGTGCCCCATGTGAACGTCAGCGCGCTGATCGTCGGGGCCACGACGCTGCTCGTCATCGTCCTGTGGAACCGCTTCGTGTCCAAGAAGGTGCGCCTCATCCCCGGCTCGCTGGTCGCCATCGTGGTGGGCACGGCCGTGTCGCTCGTCGTGCCGGGGGAAATTCCCCACGTGTCCATCGGCAGCGGCATCTTCCAGGACTTCCACCTGCCGTCGTTGGGCGGGCACCCCGTCGGGGATCTGGTGTTGGCGGCGCTGGCGCTCTTCGTGGTCGCGAGCGCGGAGTCGCTGCTGTGCGCGGTGGCCACGGATCAGCTCCACTCCGGGCCGCGGGCGAACCTGAACCGCGAGCTGTTCGCCCAGGGCGTGGGCAACACGATCTCTGGCCTCTTGGGAGGGCTGCCCATCACGGGCGTCATCGTGCGCAGCTCCGCGAACATCGCCGCGGATGCGAAGACGCGCCTGTCCGCCATCCTCCACGGTGTGTGGATGCTGGTGTTCGTGCTGCTCTTCTCCGGCCTGCTGGCGCGCGTGCCTATGGCGGCGCTCGCGGCGCTGCTCGTGCACGTCGGCGTGAACCTGGTGAAGACCAAGGAGATCCGCAAGATCGCCGAGTTCAACGAGGTCATCGTCTACGCGGTCACCCTGGCGGGCGTCGTCTTCATCAACCTGCTGTGGGGCATCGGCATTGGCTTCGCGCTGGCGCTCGTGCTGCTGCTGCGCCGCACGGCCAAGGTGAGCCTCGCCACGGAGACGCGCGGAGAGGAGATCCACGTGACGCTCCAGGGCCACCTGAGCTTCCTGTCCGTGCCGGCGGTGATGTCCCGGCTGCGCGCCATCCCGGCCGCCCGGACCGTGCACATGCGGTTCGAGGTGGATCAGATTGATCACGCGGCCATCGAGGCCATCCGGGCGTGGCGCGTGGGGTACCAGAACGCAGGCGGAAAAGTCATCAAGGAGCCGCTGGATGTTCTCTGGCGGGAGCTTCTACCCCGCCCTCTCAGCCCCGCCGCCTAA
- a CDS encoding tetratricopeptide repeat protein, with product MNRLGRLGVVLGVLTLTAATGCEEKPEPAKIHRVKGSDHLSKKEWKEAAAAYELSLQADPKQDKVWEKKAYAHMQMGETDKAAEALLKLMEFKTEPAQKAELYRGLASLHMQGGQSDKAEQYFNEALKLEPKDEASLGWLAEIYSQRGGARSMAAAPVEADLQKSLEYYDKVIALNPNSANTYLNKRIVMAKYMEHEKQQKDVAELEIKENAKDATKAAEAKARAEQHQARMEEFKKQFDELSRKFSEAAKAAKAAQAGATTK from the coding sequence ATGAACCGATTGGGAAGACTGGGGGTGGTGCTTGGGGTGCTCACGCTGACGGCGGCCACCGGCTGTGAGGAGAAGCCCGAGCCCGCGAAGATCCATCGCGTGAAGGGCAGCGATCACCTCAGCAAGAAGGAGTGGAAGGAGGCCGCCGCGGCATATGAGCTCTCGCTCCAGGCGGACCCCAAGCAAGACAAGGTCTGGGAGAAGAAGGCCTACGCCCACATGCAGATGGGCGAGACGGACAAGGCCGCGGAAGCCCTCCTCAAGCTCATGGAGTTCAAGACCGAGCCCGCCCAGAAGGCGGAGCTGTACCGCGGCCTGGCGAGCCTCCACATGCAGGGGGGCCAGAGCGACAAGGCCGAGCAGTACTTCAACGAGGCGCTGAAGCTCGAGCCCAAGGACGAGGCGTCCCTGGGGTGGCTGGCGGAGATCTACTCCCAGCGGGGCGGCGCCCGCTCCATGGCCGCCGCGCCCGTCGAGGCGGACCTGCAGAAGTCCCTCGAGTATTACGACAAGGTGATCGCGCTCAACCCGAACTCCGCCAACACGTACCTCAACAAGCGCATCGTGATGGCCAAGTACATGGAGCACGAGAAGCAGCAGAAGGACGTGGCGGAGCTGGAGATCAAGGAGAACGCCAAGGACGCCACCAAGGCCGCCGAGGCGAAGGCCCGGGCCGAGCAGCACCAGGCGCGCATGGAGGAGTTCAAGAAGCAGTTCGACGAACTCAGCCGGAAGTTCTCCGAAGCCGCCAAGGCGGCCAAGGCCGCTCAGGCGGGCGCCACCACCAAGTAG